A single region of the Paraburkholderia megapolitana genome encodes:
- a CDS encoding peptidoglycan DD-metalloendopeptidase family protein, which translates to MSMLRAMQTTSLNVRLTLAQRTVCVVALSLLTACATRLDQAPVVDRSGALATQAAQPAVPLGPPPPGYYRVKPGDTLYRIALENGQNYRDIATWNNLANPNQIEVDQLLRVAPPGANVAGVTPGVATAPVTGGSVQSAPLGSTGAATTGAAAGVMPAPPLYSSDSGATATVPPAGTGAGASDAAASGGPIVFAWPARGPILGTFDDAKNKGVNIGGAAGDAVTAAADGRVVYAGNGLRGYGNLIIIKHDATYLTAYAHNRALMVKEGDAVTKGQKIAEMGNSDSDRVMLHFEVRRQGKPVDPLKYLPPQ; encoded by the coding sequence GCTCTCCCTGTTGACGGCCTGTGCGACACGGCTCGATCAGGCGCCCGTCGTCGATCGTTCCGGCGCGCTCGCTACGCAGGCTGCGCAGCCTGCCGTGCCGCTCGGGCCGCCGCCGCCCGGTTATTACCGGGTGAAGCCAGGTGACACGCTCTACCGGATTGCGCTCGAGAACGGTCAGAACTATCGCGATATTGCGACGTGGAACAATCTCGCCAACCCGAACCAGATCGAAGTCGACCAGTTGCTGCGTGTTGCGCCGCCGGGAGCGAACGTCGCCGGGGTGACGCCGGGTGTCGCGACGGCACCGGTGACGGGCGGCAGTGTGCAGAGCGCGCCGCTCGGTAGCACCGGCGCAGCGACGACCGGTGCTGCAGCGGGCGTGATGCCGGCGCCGCCGCTCTACAGTTCCGATTCGGGCGCTACCGCGACTGTGCCGCCAGCCGGCACAGGTGCAGGTGCTAGCGACGCGGCAGCATCGGGCGGTCCGATCGTCTTTGCATGGCCGGCACGCGGTCCGATCCTCGGTACGTTCGACGACGCTAAAAACAAGGGCGTGAATATCGGCGGCGCAGCGGGCGATGCGGTTACAGCCGCGGCCGACGGTCGCGTGGTTTATGCCGGAAACGGGCTGCGCGGATACGGCAATCTAATTATCATCAAACATGACGCAACTTATCTCACCGCGTATGCACACAACCGTGCTTTGATGGTAAAAGAGGGAGACGCGGTGACCAAGGGGCAGAAGATCGCCGAAATGGGTAACAGTGATTCGGACCGCGTGATGTTGCACTTCGAAGTTCGCCGGCAGGGCAAACCTGTCGACCCGCTGAAGTATTTGCCGCCTCAATAA